Proteins encoded in a region of the Sugiyamaella lignohabitans strain CBS 10342 chromosome B, complete sequence genome:
- the SEC3 gene encoding Sec3p (Subunit of the exocyst complex; the exocyst mediates polarized targeting and tethering of post-Golgi secretory vesicles to sites of exocytosis prior to SNARE-mediated fusion; PtdIns[4,5]P2-binding protein that localizes to exocytic sites in a Rho1p-dependent, actin-independent manner, targeting and anchoring the exocyst to the plasma membrane with Exo70p; direct GTP Rho1p effector; required for ER inheritance; relocalizes away from bud neck upon DNA replication stress; GO_component: GO:0005935 - cellular bud neck [Evidence IDA] [PMID 11595741]; GO_component: GO:0005935 - cellular bud neck [Evidence IDA] [PMID 22842922]; GO_component: GO:0005935 - cellular bud neck [Evidence IDA] [PMID 9491896]; GO_component: GO:0005934 - cellular bud tip [Evidence IDA] [PMID 11595741]; GO_component: GO:0005934 - cellular bud tip [Evidence IDA] [PMID 17717527]; GO_component: GO:0005934 - cellular bud tip [Evidence IDA] [PMID 22842922]; GO_component: GO:0005934 - cellular bud tip [Evidence IDA] [PMID 9491896]; GO_component: GO:0005737 - cytoplasm [Evidence IDA] [PMID 22842922]; GO_component: GO:0000145 - exocyst [Evidence IDA] [PMID 8978675]; GO_component: GO:0000131 - incipient cellular bud site [Evidence IDA] [PMID 11595741]; GO_component: GO:0000131 - incipient cellular bud site [Evidence IDA] [PMID 9491896]; GO_component: GO:0043332 - mating projection tip [Evidence IDA] [PMID 19053807]; GO_component: GO:0043332 - mating projection tip [Evidence IDA] [PMID 9491896]; GO_component: GO:0005628 - prospore membrane [Evidence IDA] [PMID 24390141]; GO_function: GO:0017049 - GTP-Rho binding [Evidence IDA] [PMID 11283608]; GO_function: GO:0017049 - GTP-Rho binding [Evidence IPI] [PMID 11595741]; GO_function: GO:0005546 - phosphatidylinositol-4,5-bisphosphate binding [Evidence IDA] [PMID 18195105]; GO_process: GO:0006893 - Golgi to plasma membrane transport [Evidence IGI,IMP] [PMID 7026045]; GO_process: GO:0048309 - endoplasmic reticulum inheritance [Evidence IMP] [PMID 12960429]; GO_process: GO:0048309 - endoplasmic reticulum inheritance [Evidence IGI,IMP] [PMID 15583030]; GO_process: GO:0001927 - exocyst assembly [Evidence IMP] [PMID 15583030]; GO_process: GO:0051601 - exocyst localization [Evidence IGI] [PMID 17717527]; GO_process: GO:0051601 - exocyst localization [Evidence IGI] [PMID 18946089]; GO_process: GO:0006887 - exocytosis [Evidence IEA]; GO_process: GO:0006887 - exocytosis [Evidence IGI] [PMID 12913108]; GO_process: GO:0006887 - exocytosis [Evidence IDA] [PMID 15772160]; GO_process: GO:0006887 - exocytosis [Evidence IGI] [PMID 17717527]; GO_process: GO:0006887 - exocytosis [Evidence IMP] [PMID 6996832]; GO_process: GO:0015031 - protein transport [Evidence IEA]; GO_process: GO:0006810 - transport [Evidence IEA]; GO_process: GO:0090522 - vesicle tethering involved in exocytosis [Evidence IC] [PMID 8978675]) has protein sequence MLKIYKKYTSGRVPELVNLDNIVDVATRTPSTTADASPMKSDTSRLPGQVSGSVPAPDPRSIAVPGANTKQEPPVAPQEETSKQSSARSSQQVQQQPTQQNVASSSTAVVRAPSPQPENGNQLQAPVHDIRKGPQPLDTRQGPQPSQMSSATSKQPPPLSSKKSLSSLQGPLLAPKGDSVAHKGPTTNPPAQLQKKPSMPLLNSGISPGAYAAAGAAATAAAMGNVANKMTPGGPPRRPSQQSSSSSGSIPQIRKVSSSGPSSNVKAVQARLQNQMAGASTSANGAQSVHSGGSSSPSSSQTSLPQNRPSSAVRQGSVSAASQPSQQSQPPLPTARQQLKPSQQSVSSPDLTHPVPESLVRPLDSETSSQVPAARTDLAQPSPRSVDYSTGNAKITTQTSKAADMHNKSKEESMHTTESDVRVGDTLAGAVINRQTPSPVAIVTTVDQEQTPLAVTKSAPTQAVEMGSDDESKIPGPSTSTPELGVSKGHARNRSSVQGIKIFARSPSPNIQPEDDGTVPTDEDLSLREQNDVVNKDLTEQGHTHTFTRGHKARQPSSASNLSRASKTRRLSMISNASAVEETLEDFNWNGREDVETLERNITRELAHIEASNLHNVVDLDERLDELERSLDLAVNECDKIGTTLGVFSVQLGSFGDDIAHIEGQGQGLQVQTTNQKTLWNDLNGLLQTVSLPEERLQVLRECGYDSPRELALLEATAVDLYRAVQTVRAENGTQSGYLGNLRALREKKHVYDKAASEFILRTRTYLDRKFKLAVQASEREISNVQQSIDDPRLVRIDPLTLAQLYPLSGVILFVKDLDHVNYSSIVKGYDRVLREYYEVSISSFLAKWKRQLSALISKYEQFSYTGNKENNAVSEGLVSKSLKRSGTIARFKSSASSTSLSTDASGAKGAASQVSLEDSKGIVDLADRKLVQKALRKIFDSLTSLVIGEQEAFTLLFHESSFDSLNFPSFAISNPVANRSKPPHYYEKLRTRDIDPDYSKAQELASNVGTIFDCLFDQTAKFLDDYLAHFSLGSPFLLAVIDYYVMKLDSTNQDFLSQVLVKLKDRITSKWQAFINQQIGIINSTIVSSKKRKGVVPFVRKFPLFANSIEEDLKNVSSTDSVQNLPVRKVIDSSYDKVSKAIFHNLERLAKDTGTSQTNGTSPNITSANNSSSNLTTANDFEDKELLNYHVMMIENMNILMESLSSMDNASLESVAYTARTTYRKELDLYIQTVLHRPVGKLLDFIDGFNAIVDKNPNENPTHRHGYSKSSFRKLISSYDSKEVRKGIETLRKRVEKHFAGDDEDPTFSNNPGNRKLLDKVWSATQASYSVLYGDLVKIESKYYLDSPGEASQIEFSKNDIVTSFSKI, from the coding sequence ATGTTAAAAATCTACAAAAAGTATACCAGTGGCCGAGTTCCCGAATTAGTCAATCTGGACAACATAGTTGACGTGGCGACGAGGACTCCAAGTACCACAGCAGATGCATCACCTATGAAATCTGACACTTCTCGGTTGCCTGGTCAAGTTAGTGGTTCTGTCCCTGCACCAGATCCAAGAAGTATTGCAGTGCCGGGGGCCAATACAAAACAAGAACCTCCTGTTGCTCCACAAGAAGAAACGTCAAAACAGAGCTCGGCACGTTCATCCCAACAAGTTCAGCAACAACCAACGCAGCAAAATGTGgcctcatcatcaactgctgttgttcgTGCTCCAAGTCCGCAACCGGAGAATGGAAATCAATTGCAAGCTCCAGTGCATGATATAAGGAAGGGGCCACAACCACTTGATACAAGACAAGGGCCACAACCCAGTCAAATGTCTTCTGCGACTTCTaaacaaccaccaccattgaGCAGCAAGAAATCATTATCCTCATTACAGGGCCCTTTGCTAGCTCCCAAAGGTGATTCAGTGGCTCACAAAGGGCCAACTACCAATCCACCTGCTCAGTTACAGAAAAAACCGTCAATGCCTTTGCTTAATAGTGGAATTTCGCCTGGTGCGTACGCTGCAGCAGGGGCTgcagcaacagctgctgctatggGCAATGTAGCCAACAAAATGACACCGGGCGGCCCCCCACGGCGACCATCTCAGCAAAGTTCAAGCAGTAGTGGTTCAATTCCGCAAATTAGAAAGGTTTCTAGTAGTGGTCCATCATCTAATGTAAAGGCAGTCCAGGCTCGTTTACAGAATCAGATGGCTGGTGCAAGTACGTCTGCGAATGGTGCCCAAAGTGTCCATTCTGGTGGTTCTTCGTCCCCTAGCAGCTCGCAAACGTCTTTGCCACAAAATCGACCATCTTCGGCAGTAAGGCAGGGTTCTGTTAGTGCTGCGTCGCAACCGTCGCAACAGTCGCAACCGCCACTCCCTACCGCAAGACAACAATTAAAGCCGTCGCAGCAGTCTGTTTCATCACCAGATCTTACCCACCCTGTCCCAGAGTCTCTTGTGAGACCATTAGATTCGGAGACTTCATCGCAGGTTCCAGCTGCCCGTACTGACTTGGCACAACCAAGTCCAAGATCGGTGGATTATTCAACAGGTAATGCCAAAATCACCACTCAAACTTCAAAGGCTGCTGATATGCATAACAAGTCTAAAGAAGAATCTATGCACACTACCGAAAGTGATGTTCGCGTGGGGGATACTCTCGCTGGTGCTGTAATCAACAGGCAAACCCCTTCTCCAGTGGCTATTGTAACTACTGTGGACCAAGAACAGACTCCATTGGCCGTTACCAAATCGGCTCCCACGCAAGCGGTTGAGATGGGAAGTGATGATGAGTCTAAGATACCGGGACCATCGACATCCACTCCTGAGTTAGGTGTATCAAAGGGTCATGCTCGTAATCGGTCATCTGTTCAGGGGATTAAAATTTTCGCAAGGTCTCCTTCGCCAAATATTCAACCCGAAGATGATGGTACCGTTCCAACTGATGAAGATTTGTCATTGCGAGAACAGAATGACGTGGTTAACAAAGACCTGACAGAACAGGGTCATACACATACCTTTACGAGAGGACACAAGGCTCGTCAACCGTCAAGTGCTTCTAACCTCTCGCGAgcatcaaaaacaagacGGCTCTCTATGATCTCTAACGCATCTGCTGTGGAAGAGACTTTGGAAGATTTCAATTGGAATGGAAGAGAAGACGTGGAGACACTGGAGAGGAATATTACTAGAGAGCTGGCTCATATAGAAGCCTCTAATTTGCACAATGTAGTTGATCTTGATGAGAGATTGGATGAGTTGGAACGCTCTTTGGATTTGGCTGTCAACGAGTGCGATAAAATTGGTACAACTCTTGGCGTTTTTTCTGTTCAACTAGGTAGttttggtgatgatatcgCTCATATCGAAGGACAAGGCCAGGGTCTCCAGGTTCAAACTACCAACCAGAAAACACTGTGGAACGACCTTAATGGGTTATTGCAAACCGTTTCTCTTCCAGAGGAGCGACTTCAAGTTTTGAGAGAATGTGGATATGATTCACCGAGAGAGTTAGCATTGTTAGAGGCTACCGCTGTTGATTTGTATCGAGCCGTCCAGACTGTGAGAGCAGAAAATGGAACACAATCAGGCTACCTTGGAAATCTCAGAGCCCTtagagagaagaaacatGTTTATGACAAAGCTGCTAGCGAATTTATTTTAAGAACGAGGACTTACCTCGATAGAAAATTCAAGTTGGCTGTTCAAGCTAGCGAACGGGAGATTTCGAACGTTCAACAATCTATTGATGACCCTAGACTAGTACGAATAGATCCTTTGACATTGGCTCAACTGTACCCTTTGAGCGGGGTTATACTGTTTGTCAAGGACTTGGACCATGTAAATTATTCGTCAATTGTGAAGGGTTATGACAGAGTATTACGCGAATATTATGAAGTTAGTATATCGAGCTTCCTGGCCAAATGGAAACGCCAACTCTCAGCTTTGATTAGTAAGTACGAGCAATTCTCGTATACTGGTAATAAGGAGAACAATGCGGTTTCCGAGGGTCTAGTGTCCAAATCGCTGAAGAGATCTGGTACCATAGCGAGGTTTAAGTCCAGTGCCAGTTCTACATCCCTTTCTACAGATGCCAGTGGAGCTAAAGGAGCCGCTAGTCAGGTTAGTTTGGAGGACAGCAAAGGTATTGTCGACTTGGCAGACCGAAAGCTAGTTCAGAAAGCTCTGcgaaaaatatttgacaGTTTAACTTCTCTGGTAATtggagaacaagaagcTTTCACGTTGCTCTTCCATGAGTCTTCTTTCGATAGCTTGAACTTCCCATCGTTTGCAATCTCCAATCCTGTTGCCAACCGTAGTAAACCACCTCATTATTATGAAAAGCTACGTACTAGAGATATTGACCCTGATTATTCGAAGGCCCAAGAGCTAGCTTCCAATGTCGGTACTATTTTTGATTGTCTTTTTGACCAGACCGCTAAATTTCTTGATGACTACTTGGCGCATTTTAGTCTTGGATCACCATTTTTGTTAGCCGTAATCGACTATTATGTTATGAAATTGGATTCAACTAACCAAGACTTCCTTAGTCAAGTACTAGTAAAATTAAAAGACCGCATTACTAGTAAATGGCAGGCATTTATTAACCAACAAATTGGAATAATAAACAGTACCATTGTGTCGAGTAAAAAACGGAAGGGCGTTGTTCCATTTGTGCGCAAGTTCCCCTTGTTTGCCAACTCCATTGAAGAAGACTTGAAGAATGTATCCAGCACAGATTCTGTTCAAAATCTGCCTGTTCGGAAGGTTATTGACTCAAGCTATGATAAGGTTTCGAAGGCAATATTTCACAATTTGGAACGACTTGCCAAAGACACTGGTACGAGTCAAACTAATGGCACTTCACCAAACATTACTAGCGCAAATAATAGTTCGTCCAATCTTACAACTGCTAATGACTTTGAGGATAAGGAACTCCTGAACTATCATGTTATGATGATCGAAAATATGAACATACTGATGGAGTCCCTTAGCTCAATGGATAATGCCAGTCTCGAGTCAGTTGCCTACACTGCAAGAACGACTTATCGCAAAGAACTCGATCTATATATTCAAACGGTGCTGCATCGTCCAGTTGGAAAACTCCTCGACTTCATTGATGGTTTCAATGCCATTGTGGATAAAAATCCGAACGAAAATCCAACTCATCGCCATGGGTACTCCAAGTCGTCATTTCGTAAGCTTATCAGCAGCTACGACAGCAAAGAAGTCCGTAAAGGAATCGAAACACTTCGTAAGAGAGTTGAAAAGCATTttgctggagatgatgaagatccTACTTTCAGTAATAACCCTGGAAATCGTAAACTTTTGGATAAAGTGTGGTCGGCGACTCAAGCTTCCTATTCGGTGCTCTATGGTGACCTTGTGAAAAttgaatcaaaatattACCTCGATTCCCCCGGTGAAGCTAGCCAAATTGAGTTCTCAAAGAATGACATTGTTACGAGCTTTTCCAAAATCTAG
- the PHO85 gene encoding cyclin-dependent serine/threonine-protein kinase PHO85 (Cyclin-dependent kinase; has ten cyclin partners; involved in regulating the cellular response to nutrient levels and environmental conditions and progression through the cell cycle; GO_component: GO:0000307 - cyclin-dependent protein kinase holoenzyme complex [Evidence IPI] [PMID 16611745]; GO_component: GO:0000307 - cyclin-dependent protein kinase holoenzyme complex [Evidence IPI] [PMID 7973730]; GO_component: GO:0000307 - cyclin-dependent protein kinase holoenzyme complex [Evidence IPI] [PMID 7973731]; GO_component: GO:0000307 - cyclin-dependent protein kinase holoenzyme complex [Evidence IPI] [PMID 8108735]; GO_component: GO:0000307 - cyclin-dependent protein kinase holoenzyme complex [Evidence IPI] [PMID 9584169]; GO_component: GO:0005737 - cytoplasm [Evidence IEA,IEA]; GO_component: GO:0005634 - nucleus [Evidence IEA,IEA]; GO_component: GO:0005634 - nucleus [Evidence IDA] [PMID 9853758]; GO_function: GO:0005524 - ATP binding [Evidence IEA,IEA]; GO_function: GO:0004693 - cyclin-dependent protein serine/threonine kinase activity [Evidence IEA]; GO_function: GO:0004693 - cyclin-dependent protein serine/threonine kinase activity [Evidence IDA] [PMID 12407105]; GO_function: GO:0004693 - cyclin-dependent protein serine/threonine kinase activity [Evidence IDA] [PMID 19823668]; GO_function: GO:0004693 - cyclin-dependent protein serine/threonine kinase activity [Evidence IDA] [PMID 7973730]; GO_function: GO:0004693 - cyclin-dependent protein serine/threonine kinase activity [Evidence IDA] [PMID 7973731]; GO_function: GO:0004693 - cyclin-dependent protein serine/threonine kinase activity [Evidence IDA] [PMID 8108735]; GO_function: GO:0004693 - cyclin-dependent protein serine/threonine kinase activity [Evidence IDA] [PMID 9584169]; GO_function: GO:0016301 - kinase activity [Evidence IEA]; GO_function: GO:0000166 - nucleotide binding [Evidence IEA]; GO_function: GO:0004672 - protein kinase activity [Evidence IEA]; GO_function: GO:0004672 - protein kinase activity [Evidence IDA] [PMID 16319894]; GO_function: GO:0004674 - protein serine/threonine kinase activity [Evidence IEA,IEA]; GO_function: GO:0016740 - transferase activity [Evidence IEA]; GO_function: GO:0016772 - transferase activity, transferring phosphorus-containing groups [Evidence IEA]; GO_process: GO:0006974 - cellular response to DNA damage stimulus [Evidence IGI,IMP] [PMID 16964260]; GO_process: GO:0031505 - fungal-type cell wall organization [Evidence IGI] [PMID 12077337]; GO_process: GO:0050849 - negative regulation of calcium-mediated signaling [Evidence IGI] [PMID 16455487]; GO_process: GO:0045719 - negative regulation of glycogen biosynthetic process [Evidence IMP] [PMID 9584169]; GO_process: GO:0016242 - negative regulation of macroautophagy [Evidence IMP] [PMID 20417603]; GO_process: GO:0045936 - negative regulation of phosphate metabolic process [Evidence IGI] [PMID 3915785]; GO_process: GO:0043433 - negative regulation of sequence-specific DNA binding transcription factor activity [Evidence IGI] [PMID 12101234]; GO_process: GO:0043433 - negative regulation of sequence-specific DNA binding transcription factor activity [Evidence IMP] [PMID 16455487]; GO_process: GO:0000122 - negative regulation of transcription from RNA polymerase II promoter [Evidence IGI] [PMID 3915785]; GO_process: GO:0016310 - phosphorylation [Evidence IEA]; GO_process: GO:0016239 - positive regulation of macroautophagy [Evidence IMP] [PMID 20417603]; GO_process: GO:0006468 - protein phosphorylation [Evidence IEA]; GO_process: GO:0006468 - protein phosphorylation [Evidence IDA] [PMID 16319894]; GO_process: GO:0006468 - protein phosphorylation [Evidence IDA] [PMID 19823668]; GO_process: GO:0006468 - protein phosphorylation [Evidence IDA] [PMID 7973731]; GO_process: GO:0006468 - protein phosphorylation [Evidence IDA] [PMID 8108735]; GO_process: GO:0032878 - regulation of establishment or maintenance of cell polarity [Evidence IGI] [PMID 17853895]; GO_process: GO:0032880 - regulation of protein localization [Evidence IDA] [PMID 8539622]; GO_process: GO:0031647 - regulation of protein stability [Evidence IMP] [PMID 16508019]; GO_process: GO:0031647 - regulation of protein stability [Evidence IGI] [PMID 16611745]; GO_process: GO:0000083 - regulation of transcription involved in G1/S transition of mitotic cell cycle [Evidence IGI] [PMID 15738404]; GO_process: GO:0000083 - regulation of transcription involved in G1/S transition of mitotic cell cycle [Evidence IGI,IMP] [PMID 19823668]), with the protein MKELKHENIVTLYDVIHTENKLNLVFEHMDRDLKKFMDSHGNKGALEARQVKAFMYQLLKGIMFCHENRVLHRDLKPQNLLINRKGQLKLADFGLARAFGIPVNTFSNEVVTLWYRAPDVLLGSRTYSTSIDIWSAGCILAEMFTGRPLFPGTSNDDQLTKIFKLMGTPNETTWPGISSLPNYKSNFPVYAPQDLRAIIPQIEPLALDLLLLLLQMKPENRITASQALQHPWFAEYNIHHQEVPIPY; encoded by the coding sequence ATGAAAGAGCTGAAGCACGAGAATATCGTTACTTTGTACGATGTCATTCACactgaaaataaactaAATTTGGTATTTGAGCACATGGATCgggatttgaaaaaatttATGGATAGCCATGGTAATAAAGGTGCTTTAGAGGCTCGCCAAGTTAAGGCATTCATGTATCAGCTTTTAAAGGGCATCATGTTTTGTCATGAAAACAGAGTATTACATCGTGACTTAAAACCCCAGAATCTGCTGATCAATAGAAAGGGACAATTGAAGCTCGCCGATTTTGGCCTAGCTAGAGCATTCGGTATTCCTGTAAACACATTTTCAAATGAGGTGGTAACTCTGTGGTATAGAGCGCCAGACGTATTATTGGGATCGCGCACTTACTCGACCTCAATTGATATATGGTCAGCGGGCTGTATTCTTGCAGAAATGTTTACTGGAAGACCATTATTCCCTGGTACCTCCAATGATGACCAGttaacaaaaatatttaagCTGATGGGAACACCCAATGAGACGACATGGCCTGGTATTTCTTCTCTGCCAAACTATAAGAGTAACTTTCCTGTGTATGCACCCCAGGATCTCCGGGCCATTATCCCTCAAATTGAGCCTCTGGCTCTAGACTTATTGCTACTATTACTGCAAATGAAGCCTGAAAACAGAATCACTGCCAGTCAAGCCCTCCAGCATCCTTGGTTTGCCGAGTACAATATACATCACCAAGAAGTCCCTATTCCATACTAG